CCTGTTAATTCCATAGTCTTTCTTGGGACCGAAAGAGGCAGTGTTCAGATACTCAATAGTAAGTGGTATAGATTGTGTGAATGgtaggaggtttttgagggcatTACTGAGCTGGGTACCAAAGATAGACATGCTCTCTTTATTAAGGTGTATAAGATTAAGTGAAAGTTTCCCAACAGCAACGTTATCGACTCTTCCATGCACCTGTAAAGGAGGAAAACATGTGAGTGTACAATACTAAAAGGGATCAGCCAGTGTAAGGTGAGAAGGAAAAACAAGTAATCCATGTTAATCAAAATTATTACCTTCGACAAGAGATGCAATAATAGGAACTGTGCGGCAATGTGATCATTCCCGAGTAGACCGGTAAGGTACTTCATCAAACTCTTTCTTATCTCTTTGAATATTTGGGGAGATTTGGGCTGCCAAATAGAATAAGGAACAAGagattcaaaaaacaaatgcCAGGACAAGAATAGGTATGAGAGCTAAGTCAATGGGTACTTGCCTCTGTAAATAACGAAGAACCATGCAGGAAATGTTGTGTTTCAAGCTTCCTGTGGATAAGACAATGGAGGCGTGGAACCTTTCGAGAGGGCATCTGAACAGATTCAGCTTCAGAAAGGTCATCAGAGATTTCATCAAGTGAATCCGTATCCATCATAACATTTGGATCGAAGGTCAACACTCCAAGAAATTCAACCACATCATTTAGCTTCAATTCTGACTCTGGAGAATCATACATCTATGTGGCAGCATAAGAATTTTGTCAAAAACTAATCTTTGCAGCTAAGGTATATACATgataacagaaaaaataatgaaaacagcCATATAATTACCTTCACAAGACAAGGTAGAGAGTCTGTATTTGTAGCTGGCGGAAGACCAGAACTTTGTGGAACCTGAGATTCTGAAGTTGATGGTGTAGCTTCCCCCACTTTCTGATATACACAAAAGCCAATATAATCAGAAATATTTCATCAGCCAAAATCTCAATGTCTCATGATTACTACCAGTAACAATAAGGAAAAATTTTCTAATCTATGGGGTTTCCGCTTCTTGATTGTCGCTTAGCGTATTATATAATCATAGACACATTGCATAAAGAATTGAGAGACTAGAGATCCTTACCATTTTCTTGAAAGGAGAGCCATTAATACCAGCTTCTGAAGTCTGCAAAGTTTATGATGGCATCCATTAGTTATTGACCACAAATGCCAACACATATTGCTACAACAAAATCAGTATCATAAAATAAAGCCAGCATGAGAAACTAAGTTACTTACATTGGACTCCATGGAATCAGTCATTTCTTCATCCACCCTCACACGCTTTTCCCTGTTTTGGCCAGTTAGATCCAAAAACCGGTTCCTCAGCTCTTGAGAAGAACATTCAGTCCATTGGTTTTGTCCTGGGACCTAAAACATTGCAATCAATCAAGTGTTATTATGTTTAAACATCTATGaaagatcaacaacaacaacaaaaaaaaacaaagatccagCATTAGAGAAAACATACAGGAACACAGTAGAGTAAGCGACGCTCCCAAACTTGCATATCGGTGGGAGAACCCTCAGGAAACTGTGAGACATCACTGAACTTATTTGTTCTCCATGTTGAACCATCCTTAacacaatattaaaaaataacagttaTTGACAAATAAAGATTCAGTGCTCCTTTAGTAGAAACCATAAAAAGCAAAGTGAATATTAATGCATACCTTGCATGCACCAGCATAGAATTCATTTCCAAGCATGTCCTGTATCATTCCACGAAACCTAACAAGTGTATTGGGCTGTAACCACTTGATACTTGATGAATCAAGTATTGGAACCTACAATAGACCCAAAAATATCTCAGAGTATATCCTTTTATACCCCCCAAAGTCACCAATCTCAATCTGTGGATAGACTATTAAAACCTAA
The sequence above is drawn from the Camelina sativa cultivar DH55 chromosome 4, Cs, whole genome shotgun sequence genome and encodes:
- the LOC104782534 gene encoding mini-chromosome maintenance complex-binding protein, which produces MGGPAYDCLTNPLGAVRFSFANALSSGYDPASSVGKDWGVVDLFLPYFSDESALSQVPILDSSSIKWLQPNTLVRFRGMIQDMLGNEFYAGACKDGSTWRTNKFSDVSQFPEGSPTDMQVWERRLLYCVPVPGQNQWTECSSQELRNRFLDLTGQNREKRVRVDEEMTDSMESNTSEAGINGSPFKKMKVGEATPSTSESQVPQSSGLPPATNTDSLPCLVKMYDSPESELKLNDVVEFLGVLTFDPNVMMDTDSLDEISDDLSEAESVQMPSRKVPRLHCLIHRKLETQHFLHGSSLFTEPKSPQIFKEIRKSLMKYLTGLLGNDHIAAQFLLLHLLSKVHGRVDNVAVGKLSLNLIHLNKESMSIFGTQLSNALKNLLPFTQSIPLTIEYLNTASFGPKKDYGINRLMPGVLQIADGTHLILDETELQPGTLNSVGVENANLLKNLLECQKVEYDFQYYKMEMATDVQMLIFSEGKSNIMPADLVLPFQPSQVNSLEVITPETAEAWRCYLATCKSLSHSIGQELQQVVENDLVAARQTDRSLGSQDLSRLLTMARMMSVSYGETTLSLEHWQMVLELERLRKERLK